One segment of Podarcis muralis chromosome 17, rPodMur119.hap1.1, whole genome shotgun sequence DNA contains the following:
- the CDCA3 gene encoding cell division cycle-associated protein 3 produces MGASESSPTTPTCKPLLNKHLQHVSDPRSPTAGILRTPIEVESSPQASPLTDPKDVGLVTSNQNLSCDPRSPTPGVSRTPVKPVEPDTINCLVKQLSRVFVAEDLEGDIFLEESCRESLKSEAALVTEEGSRGKDSPGEASQESPLWAEERNEPLPSNASAAAATRTAPPVGVLHPTGSRTTRHRASSKILAMSTGAGRSPLSVLQDDNSPNSLASHQSKRRPSATDNQGERREGVLNSGRGLKTGFYSWDSLNKENQRHLVEN; encoded by the exons ATGGGGGCTTCCGAGAGCTCTCCAACAACACCCACCTGCAAGCCTCTGCTGAATAAGCACCTGCAACACGTTAGTGATCCACGATCACCTACAGCCGGGATCCTGAGAACTCCCATAGAG GTGGAAAGCTCCCCGCAAGCGAGTCCCCTGACCGATCCAAAGGACGTTGGCTTGGTAACCAGCAACCAGAATCTTAGCTGCGACCCTCGTTCCCCAACACCTGGTGTCTCGCGTACTCCCGTGAAACCTGTGGAGCCAG ACACCATAAactgtcttgtgaagcaactcagcagagtcTTTGTAGCAGAGGACTTGGAGGGAGATATCTTTCTGGAGGAGTCTTGCCGTGAAAGCCTGAAGTCGGAAGCTGCCCTTGTGACAGAGGAGGGTTCCAGGGGGAAAGATTCTCCAGGAGAAGCATCCCAGGAGAGTCCCCTGTGGGCAGAGGAGAGAAATGAGCCGCTGCCCTCCAACGCTTCTGCTGCAGCTGCAACAAGAACAGCTCCCCCTGTCGGTGTTCTTCATCCAACAG GGAGCAGAACGACAAGGCACAGAGCCAGCAGCAAGATACTGGCAATGTCAACAGGTGCTGGACGCTCTCCCCTAAGTGTCTTGCAGGACGACAATTCCCCGAATTCCCTTGCTTCTCACCAG AGTAAGAGGCGACCGTCAGCGACCGATAACCAAGGAGAGCGCAGGGAAGGCGTGTTAAATTCTGGACGGGGCTTGAAAACAGGCTTCTACAGCTGGGATTCCTTGAACAAAGAGAATCAGCGTCATTTGGTTGAAAACTAG